From one Callithrix jacchus isolate 240 chromosome 2, calJac240_pri, whole genome shotgun sequence genomic stretch:
- the LOC108589652 gene encoding DNA-directed RNA polymerases I, II, and III subunit RPABC5 produces MIIPMHCFTCGKIVSNNWKAYLGLLQAEYTEGDALDTLGLKHYCCCQMLLAHVDLIEKLLNCTPLEK; encoded by the coding sequence ATGATCATTCCCATGCATTGCTTCACCTGTGGCAAGATTGTCAGCAACAACTGGAAGGCCTACCTGGGGCTTCTGCAGGCGGAATACACTGAGGGAGATGCCCTAGACACCCTGGGCCTAAAGCACTACTGCTGCTGCCAGATGCTGTTGGCCCACGTGGACCTGATTGAGAAGCTGCTCAATTGCACGCCCCTAGAGAAGTAA